The following proteins are co-located in the Tachysurus vachellii isolate PV-2020 chromosome 19, HZAU_Pvac_v1, whole genome shotgun sequence genome:
- the birc7 gene encoding baculoviral IAP repeat-containing protein 7, which produces MVRCFRFSTTLRHWALEDSPPGENRRHLFVCEFVPRRVTSDGPSARALSDSVDGQLLSQLQRMGASEPVTTGQAAYPEMEDENIRLSTFSTWPTRSSIRPDTLARAGFFYTGHSDNVKCFFCDGSLRNWEPGDDPWQEHARWFPRCEFLIQSRGQEYISNVQQSFFNLSELASESQISTERNITTGHDVLSGESAPAATMFSPVVQAVLQMGFDQPLVESLVQSHFLLTGYHYISVSELVADILQAEEEGRQGSDNNTEPEVRQSSSTNGIKQQTSLGEKVLVTVSSEEQLKKLQEERTCKRRTNVVLHPRTPRTHCPPVRMPTRH; this is translated from the exons ATGGTGCGCTGCTTTCGCTTTAGCACGACACTGAGGCACTGGGCACTCGAAGACAGTCCGCCTGGCGAGAACCGGCGCCACTTATTTGTATGCGAATTCGTTCCGAGGAGGGTCACGAGCGATGGTCCGAGCGCCCGGGCATTGTCGGATTCGGTGGATGGCCAGCTGTTGAGCCAGCTGCAGCGCATGGGTGCGAGCGAGCCGGTGACAACAGGGCAAGCTGCTTATCCAGAGATGGAGGACGAGAATATTCGCCTCAGTACGTTCAGCACCTGGCCCACGAGATCCTCCATCCGACCCGATACACTGGCGCGCGCTGGCTTCTTTTACACAG GTCATAGTGATAATGTGAAGTGTTTCTTCTGCGATGGTAGTTTGCGGAACTGGGAGCCTGGAGATGATCCATGGCAGGAGCATGCCAGGTGGTTCCCACg ATGTGAGTTTTTGATCCAGTCAAGAGGACAAGAGTACATCAGCAATGTACAGCAGTCATTCTTCAACTTGTCAGAGCTTGCA AGTGAATCACAGATTTCAACTGAAAGAAATATTACCACTGGACATG ATGTGCTAAGTGGTGAGAGTGCCCCAGCAGCAACCATGTTCTCACCGGTGGTGCAGGCAGTGCTGCAGATGGGTTTTGACCAACCACTAGTTGAGAGCCTGGTTCAGTCCCACTTCTTGCTCACCGGCTACCATTACATTTCTGTCTCCGAATTGGTGGCTGACATCCTGCAGGCTGAAGAGGAGGGGAGGCAGGGCAGTGATAATAACACAG aGCCTGAGGTGAGGCAGAGCAGCAGTACCAATGGAATAAAACAGCAGACCTCACTTGGGGAGAAAG ttttGGTGACCGTGAGTTCTGAGGAACAGCTGAAAAAGCTACAAGAGGAACGAACCTGCAAA cGGCGCACCAACGTGGTGCTCCACCCCAGAACCCCCAGAACACACTGCCCTCCTGTGCGCATGCCCACACGCCATTAA